Proteins found in one Colletes latitarsis isolate SP2378_abdomen chromosome 8, iyColLati1, whole genome shotgun sequence genomic segment:
- the LOC143344952 gene encoding LOW QUALITY PROTEIN: uncharacterized protein LOC143344952 (The sequence of the model RefSeq protein was modified relative to this genomic sequence to represent the inferred CDS: inserted 2 bases in 2 codons) gives SGDGSWKKRGFSSLYGVTTLIGYNTGKVIDLLVKSSYCQTCTYFKNNKKHPEYLEHKEDGHCTVNHSGSSGKMEVDAVVKMFLRSEQLHGIRYSNYIGDXDAKTFKAILNIEPYGHEFKIKKNECIGHVEKRMGTRLRNIKKTAKLGGKGKLTDVLIKKLTKYYGLAIRRNSDSVIEMTKAIMTTFYHLSSTDEKPQHDDCPPSANSWCKWLVAQALGQELDHPPSLNEDVQKHIRPIYKELSRDDLLERCLGDHTQSANESFNTIIWRLALKHLNCGIQIIEIAAFXAAGIFNEGFSFVLQTMQELNIVIGQHNKTFTDNENKRRIKQQERRSLQYTKEARASLKEEKIATLQLFEEEKDLFYGPGIAD, from the exons TCTGGAGATGGTTCCTGGAAAAAACGAGGATTTTCTTCACTCTACGGTGTAACGACGCTCATTGGTTATAACACAGGGAAAGTCATCGATTTATtggtaaaaagtagttattgtcAGACATGTAcatatttcaaaaataataaaaagcacCCCGAATATTTGGAACATAAAGAAGATGGACATTGTACAGTGAATCACAGTGGCTCTTCGGGTAAAATGGAAGTAGATGCCGTCGTAAAAATGTTTCTCCGCTCTGAACAATTACACGGAATACGTTACAGTAATTACATAGGTG GTGATGCTAAAACGTTCAAGGCAATTTTGAATATTGAACCGTATGGTCATGAgttcaaaattaaaaagaacgAATGCATTGGACATGTGGAAAAGAGGATGGGTACTCGGTTGcgcaatataaagaaaactgcaaaATTAGGAGGAAAAGGAAAGTTGACCGAtgtgttaataaaaaaattaacaaaatactaCGGTCTCGCTATCAGGCGTAACAGTGATTCTGTTATTGAGATGACAAAGGCGATAATGACAACATTTTATCATCTGTCTTCAACAGATGAAAAACCGCAGCACGACGACTGTCCGCCCAGCGCCAATTCGTGGTGTAAGTGGCTCGTTGCACAAGCCTTGGGACAAGAGTTGGACCATCCACCTTCATTAAATGAAGACGTGCAGAAACATATTCGTCCAATTTATAAAGAATTGTCACGAGATGATTTGTTGGAGAGATGTTTAGGTGACCATACACAAAGTGCTAACGAGAGCTTTAACACCATCATTTGGCGTTTAGCTCTTAAGCATCTCAACTGTGGCATACAAATTATTGAAATAGCTGCTT TGGCTGCTGGCATATTCAACGAAGGATTTTCGTTTGTCCTTCAAACAATGCAAGAGCTCAATATAGTAATTGGGCAGCACAACAAAACATTTACTGATAATGAAAATAAACGCCGTATTAAACAGCAGGAGCGTCGCAGTCTTCAATACACAAAAGAGGCTCGCGCTTctctaaaagaagaaaaaatcgcTACATTGCAACTTTTCGAAGAAGAGAAAGATTTGTTCTATGGCCCTGGAATTGCAGATTAG